A part of Thermus neutrinimicus genomic DNA contains:
- a CDS encoding acyl-CoA dehydrogenase family protein codes for MKARFYSQGEDHYRLDPDLKAILDTFAPGLPQEELSAFGRLVGEEVLEVAHHVDQDAPPRLQMHDLDGNRIDQALLSPAQRALLEKLRPMIRPAYEGRGWPLHYAFGYLLADGGLYCILTITHQVAYALHKYAPEHEGVKRELLHGPAFGATWMTEIQGGSDLGANRTMARREGSLYRLYQGDKYFASGAGLADYALVTARPEGAPAGPKGLGLFLLPRQVEGRLNFTVRRFKEKLATRAVPSGEVELEGSLAYPIGRLEEGIYYTLENLTVSRLANAAAAMGIAKKAHLEALFRVRRRRAFGKTLLEHPLVQHDLLEMRLRQVGGTALAFLAVQAFDQAWKERPPYSEGYHLARLLSHLAKGRTAEHAGAITALAMELFGGLGFLEEYGVARWHREALITPIWEGPANIQALDMLEAILKKGAHELLLAMLGENPKAQAEADRILKQLKEEGPWYAKEALRALADVVAVYALEKVAAEPFPQLAGLYARRFLKGETLPPSAQSPELYDPWSSLS; via the coding sequence ATGAAGGCGCGCTTTTACAGCCAGGGCGAGGATCATTATCGGCTTGACCCGGACCTGAAAGCGATATTGGACACTTTTGCCCCAGGCCTCCCCCAAGAGGAGCTCTCCGCCTTCGGGAGACTGGTGGGAGAGGAGGTTTTGGAGGTGGCCCACCACGTGGACCAGGATGCCCCGCCCCGCCTGCAGATGCACGACCTGGATGGGAACCGCATCGACCAGGCCCTCCTCTCCCCTGCTCAAAGGGCCCTCCTGGAAAAGCTCAGGCCCATGATCCGCCCCGCCTATGAGGGCAGAGGCTGGCCTCTCCACTACGCCTTCGGCTACCTTCTGGCGGACGGGGGGCTTTACTGCATCCTCACCATCACCCACCAGGTGGCCTACGCCCTCCACAAGTACGCCCCCGAGCACGAAGGGGTGAAGCGGGAACTCCTCCACGGGCCGGCCTTCGGCGCCACCTGGATGACGGAGATCCAGGGAGGAAGCGACCTGGGGGCCAACCGCACCATGGCCCGGCGGGAAGGAAGCCTCTACCGCCTTTACCAAGGGGACAAGTACTTCGCCTCGGGGGCGGGCCTAGCCGACTACGCCCTCGTCACCGCCAGGCCGGAGGGAGCCCCGGCTGGCCCCAAGGGCCTTGGCCTCTTTCTCCTGCCCCGGCAGGTGGAGGGGAGGCTGAACTTTACCGTGCGCCGCTTTAAGGAGAAACTGGCCACCCGGGCCGTGCCCTCAGGGGAGGTGGAGCTGGAGGGAAGCCTGGCCTACCCCATCGGCAGGTTGGAGGAAGGCATCTATTACACCCTGGAAAACCTCACGGTGAGCCGGCTGGCCAATGCGGCCGCCGCCATGGGCATCGCCAAGAAGGCCCACCTCGAGGCCCTCTTCCGGGTAAGGAGACGAAGGGCCTTCGGGAAGACCCTCCTCGAGCACCCTCTCGTTCAGCACGACCTCCTGGAGATGCGCCTAAGGCAGGTGGGAGGCACCGCCCTGGCCTTCTTGGCCGTTCAGGCCTTTGACCAAGCCTGGAAGGAGCGGCCCCCCTACAGCGAGGGCTACCACCTGGCCCGCCTCCTTTCCCACCTGGCCAAGGGCCGGACCGCCGAGCACGCGGGCGCCATAACCGCCCTCGCCATGGAGCTTTTTGGGGGCCTGGGCTTTCTGGAGGAATACGGGGTGGCCCGCTGGCACCGGGAAGCCCTCATCACCCCCATCTGGGAGGGCCCCGCCAACATCCAAGCCCTGGATATGCTGGAGGCCATCCTCAAGAAGGGTGCCCACGAGCTCCTTTTGGCCATGCTAGGGGAGAACCCCAAGGCCCAGGCCGAGGCGGACAGGATCCTCAAGCAACTGAAGGAGGAGGGGCCTTGGTACGCCAAGGAGGCCCTCAGGGCCTTGGCGGACGTGGTGGCGGTCTACGCCTTGGAGAAGGTGGCCGCCGAACCCTTCCCCCAGCTTGCAGGGCTCTACGCCCGCCGCTTCCTCAAAGGGGAAACCCTTCCCCCCTCCGCGCAAAGCCCCGAGCTTTACGACCCCTGGTCCAGCCTCTCGTAA
- a CDS encoding aldehyde ferredoxin oxidoreductase C-terminal domain-containing protein: protein MWRSLRVDLTGKRVYWGQVSPEEVAYGGRYRTGRLLWEREAYRVDPLSLENPLIFAIGPLAGTGFSNANRTSVGTRSPLTLGIKEANGGGTFGYALGQMRLSHLVLEGASPNWVVLRITREGQVLFDPAEDLLGLGNFQAAAKLFAAYGRRIAFALLGPVGEYLGLLSGIAFSDIDGRPSRLAARGGVGAVMGSKRVKAIVVEVPGKVEVWDKPKVSGAIRRYAELLRQDPLVMKFYHAIGTMGMADFQNAFGGLPVRNFRQGQLAPPEEFRMGGQHIAPLNKARGGKHTHACMPGCVIQCSNVIVDEKGEEVVSPLEYETIGLMGTNCGLTDPDQLARLNRLANDLGVDTIETGATLALLMEKGEADWGDYTFMEAKLKALYTPSEAARFLAQGTARVGEALGLKRVPVIKRQAISAYDPRVVEATGITMMVTAQGADHTAGNAPRLETRAMPVEEVLEASYQAQVNAAANDALGLCVFGGSVTNKQVEFVVESLNAALGTNLTPALWRELGEGVLRLEHRFNHLAGFTHQDDRLPGFFYEEPLPPKGYTARFRPEDLGPLYERLDQGS, encoded by the coding sequence GTGTGGCGGTCTTTGAGGGTTGACCTTACGGGCAAGCGGGTCTACTGGGGGCAAGTCTCCCCCGAGGAGGTGGCCTATGGCGGCCGGTACCGTACGGGCCGGCTTCTTTGGGAGCGGGAGGCCTACCGCGTGGACCCCCTTTCCCTGGAGAACCCCCTGATTTTCGCCATAGGCCCCCTGGCGGGAACGGGGTTTTCCAACGCCAACCGCACCAGCGTGGGCACCCGTAGCCCCCTGACCCTGGGCATCAAGGAGGCCAACGGGGGCGGCACCTTTGGCTACGCCCTGGGCCAGATGAGGCTTTCCCACCTGGTCCTCGAGGGGGCAAGCCCCAACTGGGTGGTCCTCCGCATCACCCGGGAGGGCCAGGTCCTGTTTGACCCGGCAGAGGACCTCCTCGGCCTGGGGAATTTCCAGGCGGCGGCCAAGCTCTTTGCCGCCTATGGCAGGAGGATTGCCTTCGCCCTTTTGGGGCCGGTGGGGGAGTATCTGGGACTTCTTTCCGGCATCGCCTTTTCCGACATAGACGGTAGGCCCTCCCGCTTGGCCGCCCGGGGTGGCGTGGGGGCAGTGATGGGAAGCAAGCGGGTCAAGGCCATCGTGGTGGAGGTGCCGGGGAAGGTGGAGGTCTGGGACAAGCCCAAGGTTAGCGGGGCTATCCGCCGCTATGCGGAGCTTTTGCGCCAAGACCCCTTGGTGATGAAGTTTTACCACGCCATCGGCACCATGGGAATGGCGGACTTCCAGAACGCCTTTGGGGGGCTTCCCGTGAGGAACTTTCGCCAGGGTCAGCTTGCCCCCCCGGAGGAGTTCCGCATGGGAGGCCAGCACATCGCCCCCCTCAACAAGGCCCGGGGTGGGAAGCACACCCACGCCTGCATGCCCGGATGCGTGATCCAGTGCTCCAACGTCATCGTGGACGAGAAAGGGGAGGAGGTGGTTTCCCCTCTGGAGTACGAGACCATCGGCCTAATGGGGACCAACTGCGGCCTCACCGACCCGGACCAGCTTGCCCGCCTCAACCGCCTGGCCAACGACCTGGGGGTGGACACCATAGAGACCGGGGCCACCTTGGCCCTCCTCATGGAAAAGGGGGAAGCGGATTGGGGGGATTATACCTTCATGGAGGCCAAGCTCAAGGCCCTCTATACTCCGAGCGAGGCAGCCCGCTTCCTGGCCCAAGGCACCGCCCGGGTAGGGGAGGCCTTGGGGCTTAAGCGGGTTCCCGTTATCAAGCGCCAGGCCATCAGCGCTTACGACCCCAGGGTGGTGGAGGCCACGGGCATCACCATGATGGTCACCGCCCAGGGAGCAGACCACACCGCGGGGAATGCCCCGCGCCTGGAGACCCGGGCCATGCCCGTGGAGGAGGTCCTCGAGGCCAGCTACCAGGCCCAGGTGAACGCCGCCGCCAACGACGCCCTGGGCCTTTGCGTCTTCGGGGGGAGCGTCACCAACAAGCAGGTGGAGTTCGTGGTGGAAAGCCTCAACGCCGCCTTGGGCACGAACCTGACCCCTGCCTTGTGGCGTGAGCTTGGGGAAGGGGTTTTGCGCCTGGAGCACCGCTTTAACCATCTGGCGGGCTTTACCCACCAGGATGACCGCCTCCCCGGCTTCTTCTACGAGGAGCCCCTTCCGCCCAAGGGCTACACCGCCCGCTTCCGCCCCGAGGACCTGGGGCCCCTTTACGAGAGGCTGGACCAGGGGTCGTAA
- a CDS encoding ABC-ATPase domain-containing protein gives MRRLEDLFPFLASLEGRPYPFYKDLKGTWRGEGFDLRFVHVQGDPFASPSVLEVRYPAMAVENLRLYRHPMGRVAVEDFLLRALKARFRHLPFVGGSGHSGRVFVEVESPKVLRRGGAHLGQEALYLRFRVGLPASGRRILGKEAARLFRAMADHLSAFLRELDGRGLLAHIHQAEDFAHIQENLAQRGLVAFVGDGAILPRESGVSQKPLRGAVPFQSPPSLRVSFRVPHGGEVLGMGLPQGLTLITGGGFHGKTTLLEALVHGVHPHILGDGREWVVSHPLAVRVQSEDGRSVKGVDLRPFVHDLPLGQDTSFFSTEDASGSTSLAAAILEALELGARVLLLDEDTSATNLLVRDARMQALVRRETLTPLLDRVRDVKARGVSLVLVVGGVGDYLDLADTVLLLEEYRPREATLEAKAVAQAHPTGRTFGEPRYPLAVASRAPLPESFDPRRGRKARVRGRGLRELVYGEEVVDLSALDLFENAQVRALGAWFQRLWQQADGKTPLGELVREVLRGVEDLFSLGEAPEVAEVRPLELGAAVNRLRGLEVRRVEDKLDI, from the coding sequence GTGCGACGGCTTGAGGATCTCTTCCCTTTCCTGGCCTCCCTCGAGGGGAGGCCTTATCCCTTTTACAAGGACCTAAAGGGCACCTGGAGGGGCGAGGGGTTTGACCTGCGCTTTGTCCACGTGCAAGGGGATCCCTTCGCTTCCCCCAGCGTTTTGGAGGTGCGCTACCCGGCCATGGCGGTGGAGAACCTGAGGCTTTACCGCCACCCCATGGGCCGGGTGGCGGTGGAGGACTTCCTCCTGAGGGCCCTAAAGGCCCGGTTTCGCCATCTGCCCTTTGTGGGGGGAAGCGGGCACTCGGGGAGGGTCTTCGTGGAGGTGGAAAGCCCCAAGGTGTTGCGGCGGGGTGGGGCCCATCTCGGCCAGGAGGCCCTTTACCTGCGCTTCCGGGTGGGGCTTCCCGCCTCGGGCCGAAGGATTTTGGGCAAAGAGGCGGCGAGGCTTTTCCGGGCCATGGCGGACCACCTTTCGGCCTTCCTGAGGGAGCTTGATGGGAGGGGGCTCCTTGCCCACATCCACCAGGCCGAGGACTTCGCCCACATCCAGGAAAACCTTGCCCAAAGGGGCCTGGTGGCCTTTGTGGGGGATGGGGCCATCCTCCCCCGGGAAAGCGGGGTGAGCCAGAAACCCTTAAGGGGTGCGGTGCCCTTCCAAAGCCCCCCTTCCTTGCGGGTCTCCTTCCGGGTGCCCCATGGGGGGGAGGTCTTGGGTATGGGTCTTCCCCAGGGCCTCACCCTGATCACCGGCGGCGGGTTTCACGGGAAGACCACCCTCCTCGAGGCCCTGGTCCACGGGGTCCATCCCCACATCCTTGGGGATGGGCGGGAGTGGGTGGTGAGCCATCCCCTGGCCGTGAGGGTCCAGTCCGAGGATGGCCGGAGCGTGAAGGGGGTGGACCTAAGGCCCTTCGTGCACGACCTGCCCCTGGGCCAGGACACTTCCTTCTTCTCCACCGAGGATGCCTCGGGCTCCACCAGTTTGGCGGCCGCCATCCTCGAGGCCTTAGAGCTGGGCGCCCGGGTGCTTCTCCTGGACGAGGACACCTCCGCCACCAACCTCCTGGTGCGGGATGCCCGCATGCAAGCCCTGGTGCGGCGGGAAACCCTCACCCCCCTTCTGGACCGGGTGCGGGATGTTAAGGCCAGGGGCGTGAGCCTGGTCCTGGTGGTGGGCGGGGTGGGGGATTACCTGGACCTTGCGGATACCGTTCTCCTTCTGGAGGAGTACCGCCCCAGGGAAGCCACCCTGGAGGCCAAGGCCGTGGCCCAGGCCCATCCCACGGGCCGCACCTTTGGCGAACCCCGGTATCCCCTGGCCGTGGCCTCCCGGGCTCCCTTGCCGGAAAGCTTTGACCCCAGGCGGGGCAGGAAGGCCCGGGTAAGGGGTCGGGGTCTCCGGGAGCTGGTCTATGGGGAGGAGGTGGTGGACCTATCCGCCCTGGACCTTTTTGAGAACGCCCAGGTGCGGGCCTTGGGGGCATGGTTCCAGCGGCTTTGGCAGCAGGCGGACGGCAAGACCCCCTTGGGGGAGCTGGTAAGGGAGGTGCTGAGGGGGGTGGAGGACCTTTTCTCCCTGGGGGAGGCGCCGGAGGTGGCGGAGGTGCGCCCCTTGGAACTGGGGGCGGCGGTGAACCGGCTTCGGGGCTTGGAGGTGAGGCGGGTGGAGGATAAGCTGGACATATGA
- a CDS encoding aminotransferase class III-fold pyridoxal phosphate-dependent enzyme yields MSLKALHKKHVLTPWVAQASLNPPLVVRGEGVWLYDEEGRRYLDLSSGLVALNLGHGHPRLVQAIAEQAATLAYAAPGLFHDKRALLAQFLSDLSPWPEGARVFFTPSGTEANEDALKFVRHLTGRFKVLAAYRSFHGATHASASLTGENRRWPSEPGTAPGVVHFFAPYPYRSPFYTEDPKEEAARALEHLERVLLHEDPKRVAAIFLEPVVGSNGVIVYPEGYLEGVRALCDRHGILLVFDEVMTGFGRLGAAFAAQRFGVVPDLITFAKGVTSAYVPLGGVLVRETLARYFEENPVPTGHTYAGHPLAVAAGLATLQAYREEGVFQRVLAMEGFFQGSLRALRDRHPLVGDVRGLGAFYALELVRDRGTKEPLSPWHAPFSPPMQSLQKALWQEGVYLLAKHNILIVAPPLTIGEEEFLEGVERLSRALRQVEVEALG; encoded by the coding sequence ATGAGCCTAAAAGCCCTTCACAAGAAGCACGTCCTTACCCCCTGGGTGGCCCAGGCTTCCCTCAACCCTCCCTTGGTGGTGCGGGGCGAAGGCGTCTGGCTTTACGACGAGGAGGGACGGCGCTACCTGGACCTTTCCAGCGGCCTGGTGGCCTTGAACCTGGGCCATGGCCACCCCAGGCTGGTGCAGGCCATTGCCGAGCAGGCGGCCACCTTGGCCTATGCCGCCCCCGGCCTTTTCCACGATAAGCGGGCCCTTCTCGCCCAGTTCCTCTCCGACCTCTCCCCGTGGCCCGAAGGGGCCAGGGTCTTCTTCACCCCCTCGGGCACCGAGGCCAACGAGGACGCCTTGAAGTTCGTGCGCCACCTCACGGGCCGCTTCAAGGTCCTTGCCGCCTACCGCTCCTTCCACGGGGCCACCCATGCCTCCGCCAGCCTCACCGGGGAGAACCGCCGCTGGCCCTCCGAGCCGGGCACCGCCCCGGGGGTGGTCCATTTCTTCGCCCCTTATCCCTACCGGAGCCCCTTTTACACGGAAGACCCAAAGGAGGAGGCCGCCCGGGCCCTGGAGCACCTGGAAAGGGTCCTCCTCCATGAGGATCCCAAGCGGGTGGCGGCCATCTTCCTGGAGCCGGTGGTGGGTTCCAATGGCGTCATCGTCTACCCGGAAGGGTATCTGGAGGGGGTGCGGGCCCTTTGCGACCGGCATGGGATACTTCTGGTCTTTGACGAGGTGATGACCGGCTTCGGGCGCCTGGGGGCGGCCTTTGCTGCCCAGCGGTTTGGGGTGGTGCCCGACCTCATCACCTTCGCCAAGGGGGTGACCTCCGCCTATGTGCCCTTAGGGGGGGTGCTGGTGCGGGAGACCCTGGCCCGCTACTTTGAGGAAAACCCCGTGCCCACGGGGCACACCTACGCAGGCCATCCCTTGGCGGTGGCGGCGGGGCTTGCCACCCTCCAGGCCTACCGGGAGGAGGGGGTGTTCCAGCGGGTGTTGGCCATGGAGGGGTTCTTCCAAGGGAGCCTGAGGGCCCTGAGGGACCGGCATCCCCTGGTGGGGGACGTCCGGGGGCTTGGGGCTTTTTACGCCCTGGAGCTGGTCCGGGACCGGGGCACCAAGGAACCCCTTTCCCCTTGGCATGCTCCCTTTAGCCCCCCCATGCAATCCCTGCAAAAGGCCTTGTGGCAGGAGGGGGTTTACCTGCTGGCCAAGCACAACATCCTCATCGTGGCCCCGCCCCTGACCATAGGGGAGGAGGAGTTCTTGGAGGGGGTGGAACGCCTTTCCCGCGCCCTAAGGCAGGTGGAGGTGGAGGCTTTGGGCTAA
- a CDS encoding metal ABC transporter substrate-binding protein, producing the protein MPRLVLLLLLLSPAWAQVQVAATTPILADLVSQVGGNRVKVASVVPPGADPHTFEPTPSTAKTLAQSRLLFANGLGLEAFLPKLQSLLPQGARVVKLAEGQPGLICQEEGQEEEHGEKEHGHGPCNPHLWLDPTYALRYGERIAQELSRLDPQGKALYQANLRRFKAEVEKRDKAFQACKLKGLKVVTQHDAFAYFARRYGLQVVGSLTAMGVQEAGSRSFLTLLERARREGVKLVLAEPQFQGTALKALAQALGARIAVLYTDTLDRRVSSYLDLLDHNLRALCP; encoded by the coding sequence ATGCCACGGCTAGTCCTGTTACTCCTTCTCCTCTCCCCCGCCTGGGCCCAGGTGCAGGTGGCGGCCACCACCCCCATCCTGGCCGACCTGGTATCCCAGGTGGGGGGAAACCGGGTCAAGGTAGCCAGCGTGGTCCCCCCCGGGGCCGACCCCCACACCTTTGAACCCACCCCCAGCACCGCCAAAACCCTGGCCCAAAGCCGCCTGCTCTTCGCCAACGGCCTGGGCCTCGAGGCCTTCTTGCCCAAGCTGCAAAGCCTCCTCCCCCAAGGGGCCCGGGTGGTAAAGCTGGCGGAAGGGCAACCCGGCCTCATCTGCCAGGAGGAGGGGCAAGAGGAGGAGCATGGGGAAAAGGAGCACGGCCATGGCCCCTGCAACCCCCACCTGTGGCTGGACCCCACCTACGCCCTGCGCTATGGGGAGCGCATCGCCCAGGAGCTCTCCCGGCTGGACCCCCAAGGAAAGGCCCTCTACCAGGCCAACCTGAGGCGCTTTAAAGCCGAGGTGGAAAAGCGGGATAAAGCCTTCCAAGCCTGCAAGCTGAAGGGGCTCAAGGTGGTCACCCAGCACGATGCCTTCGCCTACTTCGCCCGCCGGTACGGCCTCCAGGTGGTGGGCAGCCTCACCGCCATGGGGGTGCAGGAAGCGGGAAGCCGCAGCTTCCTTACGCTCCTGGAGCGAGCGCGCCGGGAAGGGGTAAAGCTGGTCCTGGCCGAGCCCCAGTTCCAGGGAACCGCCCTGAAGGCCCTGGCGCAGGCGTTGGGAGCCCGCATCGCGGTCCTCTACACCGACACCTTGGACCGCAGGGTCTCTAGCTATCTGGACCTCCTAGACCATAACCTTAGGGCCCTATGCCCATAA
- the galK gene encoding galactokinase yields MGFKEVFGTLPEASAQAPGRVNLLGEHTDYQEGYVLPTPLPYLTQVEAAKAEGRVEAYSEELKELRARPLGSPAQGDFLDYLLGVVWALREAGYGVPGARFYVRSRVPIGAGLSSSAALEVAALRALRTLYRLPLSDKDIALLGQKAEVEYVGVGCGIMDQMAASLGEVGKALFLDTRTLDYENLPLPPGARVVVLDLGLGRRLAEAGYNQRRREAEEAARRLGVRSLRDIGELRLVEGLPSPLDKRARHIVGENLRVLRGVEALRRGDVKAFGELMVESHRSLSQDYEVSLPELDLLVEEALRAGAHGAKLTGAGFGGAVVALVPQDRMEPFQNHLLARLPHLRIL; encoded by the coding sequence ATGGGGTTCAAAGAAGTCTTCGGTACCCTGCCCGAGGCCAGCGCCCAGGCCCCGGGGCGGGTGAATCTCTTGGGGGAGCACACCGACTACCAGGAGGGCTACGTCCTTCCCACCCCCCTCCCCTACCTCACCCAGGTGGAGGCGGCCAAGGCCGAGGGACGGGTAGAGGCCTACAGCGAGGAGCTCAAGGAGCTTAGGGCCCGCCCCCTGGGAAGCCCAGCCCAGGGGGACTTTCTGGACTACCTCCTGGGGGTGGTATGGGCCCTAAGGGAAGCGGGGTATGGGGTTCCTGGGGCCCGCTTTTACGTGCGGAGTAGGGTGCCCATAGGGGCCGGCCTTTCCAGCTCCGCGGCCCTGGAGGTGGCGGCCCTAAGGGCCCTGCGCACCCTCTACCGCCTGCCCCTTTCCGACAAGGACATCGCCCTGTTGGGCCAAAAGGCGGAGGTGGAGTACGTGGGGGTAGGCTGCGGCATCATGGACCAGATGGCCGCCAGCCTGGGTGAGGTGGGCAAGGCCCTCTTCCTGGACACCCGTACCCTGGATTACGAGAACCTGCCCTTACCCCCTGGTGCGAGGGTGGTGGTGCTGGACCTGGGGCTGGGCCGGCGCCTGGCGGAAGCCGGGTACAACCAAAGGCGAAGGGAGGCGGAGGAGGCAGCCAGGCGGCTTGGGGTACGAAGCCTGAGGGACATCGGGGAGCTTCGCCTGGTGGAGGGCCTGCCTTCCCCCTTGGACAAAAGGGCGCGGCACATCGTGGGCGAAAACCTCCGGGTGCTAAGGGGGGTGGAAGCCCTACGAAGGGGGGATGTCAAGGCCTTCGGTGAGCTCATGGTGGAGAGCCACCGCTCCCTCTCCCAAGACTACGAGGTGAGCCTGCCAGAACTGGACCTCCTGGTGGAGGAGGCCTTGAGGGCCGGGGCCCACGGGGCCAAGCTCACGGGGGCAGGGTTCGGCGGGGCGGTGGTGGCCCTGGTGCCCCAAGACCGCATGGAGCCTTTCCAGAATCACCTCCTTGCCCGCCTCCCCCATCTCCGCATCCTTTGA
- a CDS encoding NADH-ubiquinone oxidoreductase-F iron-sulfur binding region domain-containing protein, which produces MEKPSLLPLLDARLPLDEEKVAEAARLAGIPLAQAWGVVRYYPRYRGLPQGRLLVDDPVARARGFPRLLEKADGTHPPLGLEALSPIHVRVEGEKRFVEWEGRLVPFREFRLPFALGHGNRLLPSEPIQELAQYEALGGLVFLRRALENLLAPGAILEAVEEAGLLGRGGAAFPAHIKMRAVARGEAPRYLVVNADESEPGNFKDRFLLEHHPFLVLEGTLLAALATGATRVFLYVRDEFEAAILGLEKAIQQLEEARLLPVPTEVFRSGGLYICGEETALLESLEGKRAEPRLKPPFPVEKGLWGRPTLVQNVETLANLPLILKEGPGSWRQKEPKLFSISGDVAHPGLYELPLGTPLGEAVERAGGDPKGLKAVLLGGAAGVFTRDFALPLRYKGRIPLGAGAIVAFAKEVDLWEVLLGLAEFFREESCGKCFPCPLGTAVQVEMVRRRERDRDLVGHLGQALKGSLCGLGQSAYWAYQSLLEVEDAA; this is translated from the coding sequence ATGGAAAAGCCAAGCCTCCTCCCCCTCTTGGATGCCCGCCTTCCCCTAGACGAGGAGAAGGTGGCCGAGGCTGCCCGGCTGGCCGGGATACCCCTGGCCCAGGCCTGGGGGGTGGTGCGCTACTACCCCCGGTACCGGGGCCTGCCCCAGGGGAGGCTTCTGGTGGACGATCCCGTGGCCCGGGCCCGAGGATTCCCCCGCCTCCTAGAGAAAGCCGACGGAACCCATCCCCCCTTGGGCCTCGAGGCCCTCTCCCCCATCCACGTGCGGGTGGAGGGGGAAAAACGCTTTGTGGAATGGGAAGGCCGGCTTGTCCCCTTTAGGGAGTTCCGCCTTCCCTTCGCCCTGGGGCACGGAAACCGACTCCTTCCCTCCGAACCCATCCAGGAACTCGCCCAGTATGAGGCGTTGGGGGGGCTGGTGTTCTTGCGGAGGGCTCTGGAGAACCTCCTGGCCCCAGGGGCCATCCTCGAGGCGGTGGAGGAGGCCGGGCTCCTTGGCCGGGGAGGAGCCGCCTTTCCCGCCCACATCAAGATGCGGGCCGTGGCCCGGGGGGAAGCCCCCAGGTACCTGGTGGTGAACGCCGACGAGTCGGAACCCGGCAACTTCAAGGACCGCTTCCTCCTGGAGCACCATCCCTTCCTGGTCCTGGAGGGAACCCTTTTGGCCGCCTTAGCCACCGGGGCAACCCGGGTCTTCCTCTACGTGCGGGACGAGTTCGAAGCCGCCATCCTGGGCCTGGAAAAAGCCATCCAGCAACTTGAGGAAGCCCGCCTCCTTCCTGTTCCCACCGAGGTCTTCCGAAGCGGGGGCCTCTACATCTGCGGCGAGGAAACCGCCCTTTTGGAATCCCTGGAGGGCAAAAGGGCCGAGCCCCGCCTAAAACCCCCTTTCCCCGTGGAGAAGGGCCTATGGGGCAGGCCCACCTTGGTGCAAAACGTGGAAACCCTGGCCAACCTGCCCCTGATCCTCAAGGAGGGCCCAGGGTCCTGGCGGCAAAAGGAGCCCAAGCTTTTCTCCATCAGCGGGGACGTGGCCCACCCGGGGCTTTACGAGCTTCCCCTGGGAACCCCCTTGGGCGAAGCCGTGGAGAGGGCCGGAGGCGACCCAAAGGGGCTTAAGGCCGTGCTTCTAGGTGGTGCAGCGGGGGTGTTCACCCGCGATTTCGCCTTACCCTTGCGCTATAAAGGCCGGATTCCCCTGGGCGCCGGCGCCATCGTGGCCTTCGCAAAGGAGGTGGACCTGTGGGAAGTCCTTCTGGGCCTGGCGGAGTTTTTCCGGGAGGAGTCCTGCGGAAAGTGCTTCCCCTGTCCCCTGGGCACGGCGGTGCAGGTGGAGATGGTGAGGAGGCGGGAAAGGGACCGGGACCTGGTGGGCCACCTGGGACAGGCCCTAAAGGGAAGCCTATGCGGCCTGGGCCAGTCCGCCTACT